From one Lycium barbarum isolate Lr01 chromosome 6, ASM1917538v2, whole genome shotgun sequence genomic stretch:
- the LOC132643777 gene encoding uncharacterized protein LOC132643777 yields the protein MESPEKDQEFIPASAFSFTFTPSVSPSPRRLSSCYSQPSQPVKAKRQLAWVSLQGRLVGAEEASSARNIGGGLKNTKEGVAWELFSPIHRILIVAVVAVAAAESKKNKQIWRLKKSVKLRDQVLLGMQQKLDTLCEQVNYFKDQPETAADTNGYFLIEQHLNQSNNFYEKDMIKGEEMLKFEMAPAANEAEPEERRMSDLSDWAGSVTSSVDIQLNNSAVEQDFYNLRKECEEKEATIKELSTFLQSSEAFGAKRIGELEDIIRRKNMIITKLKKDILTLEQKVVNLTRLRRPSFSSTKSKGVQLPPLTDNILYDMDSTTSPSSSDSDGSPRRVAQPLFASQDINIYHSENTLRENQEQEHVESLPLLVKPTNRHPKSRPVSPLKEKSLNQTQDSVSRLKPKQVPSSISAESRRRRPPVAKSRDAVAQKRWL from the exons ATGGAATCACCCGAAAAAGATCAAGAATTTATACCCGCCTCCGCTTTCTCTTTCACTTTCACTCCATCAGTTTCGCCTTCTCCTAGGCGTCTTTCGAGCTGTTATTCACAGCCTAGCCAACCTGTTAAAGCGAAAAGGCAACTTGCGTGGGTGTCTCTTCAAGGAAGACTTGTCGGTGCAGAGGAAGCAAGTTCTGCTAGGAACATTGGTGGTGGTTTAAAGAACACTAAAGAAGGTGTTGCTTGGGAACTGTTTAGTCCCATTCATCGGATTCTTATTGTCGCTGTTGTGGCTGTTGCTGCTGCAGAGTCTAAGAAGAATAAGCAGATTTGGAGGCTCAAGAAATCTGTGAAACTTAGG GATCAAGTGCTCTTAGGCATGCAACAGAAGCTGGACACATTATGTGAACAGGTTAACTATTTCAAGGACCAGCCAGAGACAGCAGCAGATACAAATGGCTATTTTCTTATTGAGCAACACTTGAATCAGTCCAACAACTTTTACGAG AAGGATATGATCAAGGGAGAAGAGATGCTTAAATTTGAAATGGCTCCAGCAGCAAATGAGGCTGAACCAGAGGAACGGCGTATGTCTGATTTGTCGGATTGGGCTGGTAGTGTGACTTCCTCTGTAGACATTCAG CTGAACAATTCAGCAGTTGAACAAGATTTTTATAATCTCCGGAAGGAATGTGAAGAAAAAGAGGCCACCATCAAGGAGTTATCCACTTTTCTTCAATCATCAGAAGCTTTTGGTGCAAAG AGGATTGGAGAGCTGGAAGATATCATCCGCAGAAAGAATATGATTATAACAAAACTCAAGAAAGATATTTTGACCTTAGAGCAGAAG GTCGTGAATCTAACAAGACTTAGAAGACCATCTTTCTCTTCAACAAAATCAAAGGGGGTGCAGCTTCCTCCGTTAACAGACAACATCCTTTATGATATGGACAGTACTACTAGCCCTTCATCTTCAGATTCAGATGGTTCCCCAAGGAGAGTAGCTCAACCTCTTTTTGCTAGTCAAGACATCAACATTTATCACAGTGAGAATACTTTAAGGGAAAACCAGGAACAGGAGCATGTCGAAAGCTTACCTTTATTAGTGAAACCAACAAATAGACATCCAAAGTCACGACCAGTAAGCCCCTTGAAGGAGAAATCATTGAATCAAACACAGGATTCAGTCTCCAGATTGAAACCAAAGCAGGTACCATCATCTATTAGTGCAGAATCTAGGAGGAGGCGACCTCCTGTTGCTAAGTCGAGGGATGCAGTTGCACAAAAACGATGGCTTTA G